A part of Patagioenas fasciata isolate bPatFas1 chromosome 28, bPatFas1.hap1, whole genome shotgun sequence genomic DNA contains:
- the NABP2 gene encoding SOSS complex subunit B1, with protein MSTETLVKDVKPGLKNLNLIFIVLETGRVTKTKDGHEVRTCKVADKTGSINISVWDDVGNLIQPGDIIRLTKGYASVFKGCLTLYTGRGGDLQKIGEFCMVYSEVPNFSEPNPEYVAQQAQSKGAQNESANPAAAQPPPAAPPAPDSQNGNGLTPGGPPHPPSAPPHPPSGRITRSQPGHPPGPPPGPISNGKETRRSGKR; from the exons ATGAGCACCGAGACGCTGGTGAAGGACGTGAAACCGGGGCTGAAGAACCTGAACCTCATCTTCATCGTGCTGGAGACCG GCCGGGTGACCAAGACCAAGGACGGACACGAGGTTCGCACCTGCAAAGTGGCCGATAAGACCGGGAGCATCAACATCTCGGTGTGGGACGACGTGGGGAACCTGATCCAGCCCGGGGACATCATCCGCCTCACCAAGGG ctacGCCTCGGTCTTCAAGGGCTGCCTGACTCTCTACACGGGGCGCGGGGGGGACCTGCAGAAGATCGGCGA GTTCTGCATGGTTTACTCCGAGGTGCCCAACTTCAGCGAACCCAACCCCGAGTACGTGGCGCAGCAGGCGCAGAGCAAAGGg GCGCAGAACGAGAGCGCGAACCCGGCCGCTGCGCAGCCCCCCCCGGCGGCACCCCCAG CCCCCGACAGCCAGAACGGGAACGGACTGACCCCGGGGGGGCCCCCGcacccccccagcgcccccccgcacccccccagCGGCCGCATCACCCGCAGCCAACCCGGccacccccccgggcccccccccggccccatcAGCAACGGCAAAGAGACGCGCAGGAGCGGCAAGAGATAA